The sequence TGAAGTCATTTGGCTAATTTAGATATATCTCTAACCAGCATTTCCAAAATCAAGCTTTGGTGGAACATCAACCATGTTCCCGTGGTGTCTCTCTTGTTGGATGAGGGCAAACACCACTGCCGCATCGATCCCCTGCAAGCCCAAGCTTGGGAGCGGCAGGTTCAGCACGGTACTACCGTTCATTAAGTTTCTGTTATCACTAGTGCTTTCAATCAATTTTGTTTTTACGAGGCTGGTTGGAGGTGATCTCGTCTTTTCACCCTTTAAGCCGCAGAAACCATACATAGCGTCATGAATGACAACAACTCCAGCCAATTGTGGAAATCATGTGCACCTACTACAAAATAACGAGCTCAATTCAAGATCGGAGTTGGATCCATACTTCCTGTATACTCCAATGAGATAGCCGCACTATGTGACTTTTTGAATGCACGACCTCCAGAGTGTCGAAATTTTATAGATATATGTTGCGAATGGCAGAACGGCCTTGTTTCCCAAACTCGATCGTCATATGTATGAGGTTAACATGGAAAAGCTATTGGACATTAAACTAAATGCAGAGCGTAGCGTAGCATGAGTATAAGCAGGAGCCTCTTAGATTTAAGAATCTCGATGGTAATCGCTTAATTAATGACAAGGTAGCCCAAGCCCGACGGGGGTCTTGGGGGAGCCAACCCCCCGCGATTTAGAAAAGATCAGTGAATACGCAGTCAGCTTGTATATTCAGGGCTCATCCAAGTTCGAAAggcagaagaggaggatACTATACCATTTACCTAATCGATCCAACTTGTGGCTGCTGCCTCCATGTCATCTCACGATTGTTTGTTTAAGATTCTGATGAAAGTCAGTGGACACCTATTTGTACAGGTTGTATTTCGTGAAGTTTAACGTGACATATGAGTCTGCCGCTGTCAAAGTTTCACGCCAAATGCTTATGTACACCGCGGACTGATCCCCTTcctggaggatgaggcttGATTTCCAACAACCTCACAGAGGGAGACTGGATGGGAGCACGATTAGCTCAGAACCGGAACCGAAGGATGACCCGACACGAACACGAGAGGCGCACATGTGTGTCAGTGCCTCTGCACTGGCCGGGTAGAAATCCAATCGAAGGTTTGTTTACCTAAACGGACCGAACCAACCCCATCATGTGCTTCAATCTTGGGTTTAGTACCTCCAGACAAGAGAGTGGCATAGCAGCTGCCAAGATTGCTTCAGGCGGATTAGTTCCAGGCAGAGCAAGTCTACTTCCAGTTTCTCAAGAATCGACCTAAAATAAGCAGCAATTTAAATCAACTACTTGAGGCTCGGGAGATCTTCGGAACCTGTTGAATCGCCGAGCAAGTTTCCCATTCGGGCAGCCAAGACGGCTTTTGTGGCTGTTTCTCCAACGAGGGCTGGATTAGTCTGCTGCCCGCCCGAGCCCTTCTTTCGTAAAGGATACATCACCGAGAATATCCCGCCTCAAAGCTATTGTTCTCGACCACTGAAAGTCCCTTGATGGTCCTtgattcttgctcttctcaaCAGTCCAGAAATTTCCCAAAAACCTTTCAGATCAAAATTGTTCAATCGCTTACGTGCAATGGCTGCCAGTGCGAAGCGGCCCGAAATCATTGAGCTGTCCCGCGATCTGCGGGGCATCCCGCAGTGCGACGACTACGAGCGGATGATCTCAGGAATGATGTTCGTATTATGCGCTTTCTCTAAAGAATTCCTACATTTCAGGCGTCGTACTTGATACGAGTAGTCTCGATAATTGCTCATATGACTTTACAACAAACAACTCAAGATCTGACACACTCCATAGGTATAATCCATTGATCCCCAAGCTTGCCGAGGCACGTCATCGTTGCCGAGGCCTGGCGGACGACTACAACCAACTTGACACCAAATCCATTCCTTATGATCAGATCGCCGACAAACGACTGGACCTGCTGCGCAAAGTCTGCGGTAAAGTCGGTGACAACACATTTGTGGAACCACCGTTCCGACCCGACTACGGCTGTAATATCATCATCGGCAAAGATTGCTTTGTCAATTGGAAGTCTGTCGCACCGTTCCCCCAGACAACTACAACTGGACAACTTGACCTGTGGAGATTTTGATAGCTGACATGTACTCTGTATGACACCACATAGTCTGACTGTGTTGGATACAAGTCTCGTTGTCATTGGCGATCGAGTCCAGATCGGCACCGGAGTGAGTCTTTTGACCGCCGGACATGACACGAGTATTCTCTCGCGTCGGAAATTCGTCGAATTCGGCCACCCAATCTTTATTGAAGATGACTGCTGGATTGGTGCCAATGTGGTGATTCTGCCTGGCGTGCGCATCGGCCAGGGCTCAACTATAGGTGCGGGATCGGTCGTCACCAAGGACATTCCACCGTTCTCCGTGGCTGTGGGGACTCCCTGTCGTGTGAAGAAGACTATTCAGTCcgcggaagaggaggaacaaGATCCTAATAACCCCTACCGCGACCTTGTGCGTGAGTTCTAGGGAATAGAGTAGCCTTTACAAGGGCGCAATATAGAGGATGTCCCTGCGGAGCACCGTTGCTCGTAGGTTTTGGTTCATTACCACCGCAAAGTCTCGTGCAGGAAATTCTATGACAAACTGGTTGTTCTGAGAGATCTGGCGAGAATCGGGCCATTTAATTCCATCTTCACATTGAGCCTTTACAATGGACACGGCGGAAGCCATAGTTTCGCAGTTCTACCAGGACGCCCAGTTCTTGCAAATCAGTGGAATCCTTGCATTGACACGTAACAACCTTGGTCTTTACTTCCCCTTCCAATTGTATCAATAAAACAATCGCCATTCTAGCGCGCTGATTTGATAGTTCCCCATCTCATATGGTGCCAAAATCGCCACACCAACGTGTACACGTACATTCATTCATTCTTTCCGCTGAACATATCTTAGTTCAATCTCCGACCCATTCTGCCCCAAATGAAGACTATATCGCTGCAGCACAGCCATCAAGCTCAACTTGAAAATCGCATCCGCCAAATGCTTTCCGAGACACCGGCCGCTCGCAGCACCCACGCCGAATCGCATGAACCCGTACCGTAATTTGGAGGATGCAATCTCACGAAACCGTTCTGGGCGATATACATCGGCGTCTTTGCCCCAGGTCGCTGGGTCGGCATTCAGACGTTTAGCGTCTATCACGACGGGACACCGTGCGGGAACACGATACCCTCCAATTTCTTTGGGGACGGCTGTGCACTCGGGAAGAGAGAATGCTGGGACGTATAAGCGTGGAGCAGATTATATGCACGAAGCAGAATTGAAGATTTAAAGAGCGAAAGAGGTGCTATAGGGGGATGTGGACTGACCGAAAGCAGGTGAAAATCGCATAGCCTCCATCACAGCATAGTGGAGAAGGGTATCTTGTTTGGAGAGATATTTTCCGGTATGTGTGGTAGTATCTGTGTTAATGCTGGTAGGGCTTGGGGTCTGGGTATGAGTCTGACTTTGTGCTGTAATCTCTTCGCACAGCCTTTGTTGGAAGGTTGTGTTGGAAGCAAGATGCTCGAAGAGAGTGTTGAGGACGGCGGAGCTGACATCGACGTTGGCGAAGAGAATTTCGTCCAGAGTGTGTAGAAACTGTGTATTGATCAATGCGGGTTTACAATCAAGGAATTGAAAGGATAGTAGAGGCATACTGACCTCCTCGAGTTTCAAGTCACCGGTTTCAACCCCACGGTAGATCTTCTCCGCAGGACAGAGATGCGAGCCTCGTCGGGCCGAGTGAATGATTCCCAGATTGAACTTCTTCCACTGTAAACGGAACTCATTCATGCGTTTAGTCGCACTGCGGTCCAACCAACAGCCTAAATTTGTCGCCAGTCGCTTGTTAGCAATCACATCGTGCAAAATCACTTCGTGAAGGACATTAAGTTGCAGTAGAGCCGCAAAAAGCTAGTGAGAGTCATGATTCACGTTAGCCAGTGGTTTTTAAATATCATGGAAGgcttcaaaaacaaaacaaaacaaatAGATAGGGCACACCACCTCATCATTAAAGACCTCCCCATACACAAACTCAGCCGCGAGTCGGAGCGGCAGAAATCGACAAGGCTTCTTGAGCTCTAGTGCAAACCCTCCCCTTGAATTTATGATTTGCGTCGTTGTTTGCCGGGGTAGATCATCGAGCCATCGATCAATACTCGCGCTGAGTTGCGGAATCGCTTGTCGCGCGACTTGAAAGGAGAACTCGGGGTCAAAGTAGCGACGGATGACCGACCAACGGTCCCCTGCAAGTGCTCCAACTGCATGTCCCAGAATACTGAAAATCCCATTTTAATATTTCGAATCATACTGGCAGACGTAAGGAGCGCTACAAAAATGCAAAACCAAAGAACTCACCCGCTGAAGTACTTTCCCATATTGAGATACGGTGGTTTAGGATGATCTGTGCGTGGGTCATGagttttttcccctcccctttctCTCACTGAGATTGTGCAAGACGTACGCTTGGTATCACCCTTGTAAAAGTCATAAATGTGCTCTGGTTTTGTCACCACCAGCTCTCTTGCCCGGCCATTACGGATGATGAACGGCTCCTCTCTGGCGAGAGCCTTGCCTTGATCAGACAGCTGCTGGCTATTCGACTCTTGTTAGCTTGGCTCTCTCCATCGATGATTTCCCACAAAAATATGATTCTCTTGTACCTGAAAGCAAATTTGGACACGCGAGCATCGCCAGGCACTTCGGGGATGGTCTTGCCATGCTGGTTAATGATTCTGCTGCTTCGGCGTCTAGCGGCGATCTTGAGCACAAGCAAGATGCATAGAATCAGAACAAACCACTTGACCATCTTGAGTATCTGCACCACTCGACACAATTCCTCCCATTGAAAATTGATGGAACTCATTCTGTCAAGGTGATGGCTCAAAAAATAGAAAACCAAAAGGTGCACGTCGGTGTCttgatggcgatggaagAACAGGGCTCCGGCAGGACTGATCCTCGACGAACCGCCGACCCTCTCGGCAATAAACCGAATCCTCCAACATTTTCCCGGCCAAGGATGTTTTTTCTCTGGGTGTGATGATGCAAAACCAAACCCCGGAAAATTCAGAATTTTGGGGTTGACGGCCATGGTCAATTCTCCGAGATCCCCGTCGCACACGCCAGAGGCTCCGCGGCCGATCGACCGACAGATCGTGAGTATACCCTTGAGATcagatcaaagatgagaaaaaCCTTCTTTATCAACAGTCCGCTTCATTTATGCTTCTTCGATTGCTCACAGTCAACTTGAATCTCTGTTCCGTGATTTACTCTTCAAACTTGGACCACGATGATCCCTCCAAGGCAACAGACTGCTTTGAAAATCACCGCGGAAGGTCGCATTGCCGCAATCTCATGTGCTctcccatccatccacgATGACGAGTTGCTCGTTCGCGTGCGAAGCATCGCTTTGAACCCGTTCGACGCCAAATCGGCCGAGATGTCACCTACAGTTGGCGCGACTCTGGGCTGCGATTTTGCAGGTGATGTAGTCGCCATGGGATCCCAGACCAAGAGTCGAAATTTCAACATTGGCGACCGAGTCTGCGGCTGGGTTTTTGGCAACAATCCCAACCGCTTGGATAATGGGGCTTTTGCAGAGTATACAGCTGTGCCCGCAGATTTGGTATTTCGAATTCCCGGCAAGATGAACTACAACGAAGCGGCTACGTTGGGTGTAGGGTTGGCTACCGTGGGCATGTCGCTATATCACTGTTTACAATTGCCAATGGAGCCCGAGAGGACGCAGAAGTCGCCGTATGTTCTGGTGTACGGTGGTTCGACAGCGACCGGGACGCTTGCAATTCAGATTCTTGCACGGTAAGCGCGGTATTCTGTAGTTTGATTTTTCAATTCAAAATCAATGGTGTGAAAGAGTCGTCTTCTGACTGAGGTTTCTCGCGCTCCTCTACAGCTCGGGATATACTCCCATCACCACCTGCTCACCACACAATTTCCACCTCGTCCAATCTCTTGGCGCGGTCGCAGCGTTCGATTACCACTCTCCCACATGCGGGCGCCAACTTCGGGATTTGTCGTCTGGAACGATCCACTACGCACTCGACTGCATCACCGATACTCGCTCCATGGCCATTTGCTACGAAGCCATCGGACCATCGGGCGGTCACTATCTCAGTCTGGACCCGTTCCCCATCCGAGGCCACACACGACGAAGCGTCAAACCAAATTGGGTGCTGAGTCTGACCATGTACAATGAGCCAATTCCGTGGAAGAGGCCGTTCAAGCGAGATGCACGCCCTCAGGATCGAGAGTTTGCAAAGGAATGGTACCAGATTGCtcagaagatcatcgatgcGGGCGAGATTAAGCCGCTGCAGTCGGAGGTCAGACCGAACAGTTGGACGGGTATACCGAAGGGATTGGATCTCCTCCAGAGAGGAGAGGTTTCGGGGAAGAAACTTGTGTACGAAGTAGCGAGTCATTGAATTCCTTCTTCCCTGGTCTACTGTACGAGGCCCTCCATTTGCTGCGTGGAGGTCAGATTTACGCGGAGATTCAATGAGAGCATTGCACTGTCAGATGAGATAatcccattttctccagaCACATTCGGGAATCTACTCTGGCGATgagatcatcttcatccattccaCATTGAAAAGACGTAGAGTCCAATAAGCATATTTACCGACAAAACTCAATCGTGCATGCCGAGCGTGGTGGATCAACCTTGCGTGACATTCCCGAAGTCCAACGGGATAACCCGCGCGTGTGAATATTCCGCGGCCGGAGAAATCGCTCGTTGACAACAACCGCCGTCAGAGCCTCCATTTCATCCACTTGGCAGAGACAATCGCAAGCACATCCACCCATTTAAGCCAGTCATAGTAAGAGAAGATGGCAGCTCTAATCGATCTCTTCACCACAAAACCCTCCAAATCCATCAGAACGCAAAATGCACACTGAGAACCTCGAGCCAGGAACCGTCCTCATCGTGGGTGGCGGTCCTGTCGGCCTCATCACGGCCACAACGCTAGCCAAGTACGGCGTGCGCAGTGTGATCCTCGAGCGTAATTTGACGACCACAAAATGGCCTAAAATGGACCTGACCAATGCTCGCTCGGTGGAAATCTACCAGGCTCTAGGCATTGCAGAAGAGCTGCGAAAAGTTGCTGTGCCGGGCCACTACCCCTTCACATGTCTCTTTTCCAGCGGGCTGCATGCCGAGAAAGCGATCACTGCGTGGAATCTGCCAAGTCCGGATGAGTATCAGAGAAGGAGTAGGGAGAAAAACGATGGAAGCATGCCTTCGGAACCGTGGCTACGTGTTTCCCAGGAGATCTTTGAGGCGTGGCTCAAGGGTCTGGGGATGGAAAACCCGCTCATCGATTTCCGTGCTAAATGGGAGGTGACCAGCGCGCATGAATTCGACTCGGGCGCGCAGGTAAATGCTATTCATCCCGAGACGAAAGAAGAGTGGTGCATCAACGCGGACTTTGCAGTGGGATGTGACGGTGCTCACAGTGCTATACGCAAGAGCCTAGATATTCCCTTGGAAGGAGGCCCGATGTGAGTACTGGCCAACTCGTTTGTGGAGTCAACATGCAAATGAGAGAAaagcgggaaaaaaaagaacttgCTGACAGATCTCTTCAGTCACGGATATGCAGTTCTTATTCATTTCAAGTCCACAGATCTCACGCGTATCCAAAAGCAAGGTCAATTTTGGCACTTGTTCTTCCCCAATGCTGCCAGTGATGGTGGGTCCATCAAGGGAGCCGTCATTGCGCAGGACGAAGTCGACACTTGGACCATTCACCGTTTCATGAAACCCGACGTGGACCACACGCAACTTTCCTCGGAGGATATCGTCTACGACCTTCTGGGTGGAATGAGTGGCCGACCTTTCCCAATCCAAATCGATGAGGTCCTTGTTCGCTCAACATGGACCCCAAGTGTTGCACTTGCGCGTTCTTACGCAGGGTCCAAGGCGAAAATCTTCATCGCGGGAGATGCCTGCCATCAAACCGTGCCCACGGGTGGGTATGGAATGAATACCGGTATCGCGGATGGCTACGATATCGGCTGGAAGCTGGCGGCCGTCATACAAGGGTGGGCGGGGCCCGCGGCACTTCTATCTTACGAGCAAGAGCGCCGACCAGTGGGTGAATTGGCGCTCCAGTGGTCGAAAGTCCACATGGGCAACCTGATGAAGATGTCTGCCGAGCTGGGCCTCGACGCCAATGTGATCGACTCTGATGTTGAGGCCGGCGTTCAAATGCGAACAGCCATGCACGAGTACCTGCAAACACACGATGGCCATAACCAAAGTGTTGGTGTGGAGATGGGATATCGCTACTCTTCCAATCTGTGTGTCGCTGGTCCACTCGATGCCGTGCTTTCGCCGCCAGAGTTCCATCCCAGAAAGTACACACCAAGCACGATGCCGGGTTACAGAGCTCCTCATGTGTATTTGACGACGGGAAAGGCTATCTCGCACTTATTTGGTGACGGATTCACACTTGTTGCGTTTCCAGAAAGTGAGGAACTAGCCACATCGATCGAGTATTTCAATATCTCAGCTTCGACGAGAAAGGTACCCCTCGAAGTTGTTCAGCTACCAGGGGAGGTACACGCCCACAAGGTCTGGGGCGCCCCGCTCACTCTTGTCAGACCCGACGGGTTTGTCTCCTGGCATGGTGACAAGGTGAGTAACCAGCAAGAAGCCGATCGTATCGTGGCTCAGGCGAGCGGTTCTCTTTCTGACTCCCCGAATGACTGTGAGGAATCGCAAGAAAGCAGTGTGTTGTAGCTTGTTTGTTCGCACAACACACGGTCTCATTCTTAGTCCATCATGTACATACAAAGCACCTGCAAATATTACAGTCATCAAGCATAATTACATACCTGGACGTAAACAACGTTGGCTCCCCGAGGACCAGAGATATCTCAAGTTGAGCGGCCCTGACTAAAGCGGCCCTGACTAAAAATCTGACCAGAC comes from Penicillium oxalicum strain HP7-1 chromosome I, whole genome shotgun sequence and encodes:
- a CDS encoding putative acetyltransferase translates to MAASAKRPEIIELSRDLRGIPQCDDYERMISGMMYNPLIPKLAEARHRCRGLADDYNQLDTKSIPYDQIADKRLDLLRKVCGKVGDNTFVEPPFRPDYGCNIIIGKDCFVNWNLTVLDTSLVVIGDRVQIGTGVSLLTAGHDTSILSRRKFVEFGHPIFIEDDCWIGANVVILPGVRIGQGSTIGAGSVVTKDIPPFSVAVGTPCRVKKTIQSAEEEEQDPNNPYRDLVREF
- a CDS encoding Cytochrome monooxygenase apdB — its product is MSSINFQWEELCRVVQILKMVKWFVLILCILLVLKIAARRRSSRIINQHGKTIPEVPGDARVSKFAFSQQLSDQGKALAREEPFIIRNGRARELVVTKPEHIYDFYKGDTKHHPKPPYLNMGKYFSGILGHAVGALAGDRWSVIRRYFDPEFSFQVARQAIPQLSASIDRWLDDLPRQTTTQIINSRGGFALELKKPCRFLPLRLAAEFVYGEVFNDEVLFAALLQLNVLHEVILHDVIANKRLATNLGCWLDRSATKRMNEFRLQWKKFNLGIIHSARRGSHLCPAEKIYRGVETGDLKLEEFLHTLDEILFANVDVSSAVLNTLFEHLASNTTFQQRLCEEITAQSQTHTQTPSPTSINTDTTTHTGKYLSKQDTLLHYAVMEAMRFSPAFAFSLPECTAVPKEIGGYRVPARCPVVIDAKRLNADPATWGKDADVYRPERFREIASSKLRYGFMRFGVGAASGRCLGKHLADAIFKLSLMAVLQRYSLHLGQNGSEIELRYVQRKE
- a CDS encoding Trans-enoyl reductase apdC — encoded protein: MIPPRQQTALKITAEGRIAAISCALPSIHDDELLVRVRSIALNPFDAKSAEMSPTVGATLGCDFAGDVVAMGSQTKSRNFNIGDRVCGWVFGNNPNRLDNGAFAEYTAVPADLVFRIPGKMNYNEAATLGVGLATVGMSLYHCLQLPMEPERTQKSPYVLVYGGSTATGTLAIQILARSGYTPITTCSPHNFHLVQSLGAVAAFDYHSPTCGRQLRDLSSGTIHYALDCITDTRSMAICYEAIGPSGGHYLSLDPFPIRGHTRRSVKPNWVLSLTMYNEPIPWKRPFKRDARPQDREFAKEWYQIAQKIIDAGEIKPLQSEVRPNSWTGIPKGLDLLQRGEVSGKKLVYEVASH
- a CDS encoding FAD-dependent monooxygenase apdD — its product is MHTENLEPGTVLIVGGGPVGLITATTLAKYGVRSVILERNLTTTKWPKMDLTNARSVEIYQALGIAEELRKVAVPGHYPFTCLFSSGLHAEKAITAWNLPSPDEYQRRSREKNDGSMPSEPWLRVSQEIFEAWLKGLGMENPLIDFRAKWEVTSAHEFDSGAQVNAIHPETKEEWCINADFAVGCDGAHSAIRKSLDIPLEGGPIHGYAVLIHFKSTDLTRIQKQGQFWHLFFPNAASDGGSIKGAVIAQDEVDTWTIHRFMKPDVDHTQLSSEDIVYDLLGGMSGRPFPIQIDEVLVRSTWTPSVALARSYAGSKAKIFIAGDACHQTVPTGGYGMNTGIADGYDIGWKLAAVIQGWAGPAALLSYEQERRPVGELALQWSKVHMGNLMKMSAELGLDANVIDSDVEAGVQMRTAMHEYLQTHDGHNQSVGVEMGYRYSSNLCVAGPLDAVLSPPEFHPRKYTPSTMPGYRAPHVYLTTGKAISHLFGDGFTLVAFPESEELATSIEYFNISASTRKVPLEVVQLPGEVHAHKVWGAPLTLVRPDGFVSWHGDKVSNQQEADRIVAQASGSLSDSPNDCEESQESSVL